In Phycisphaerales bacterium, the sequence CTGGTCCACCTCGATCCGGACGCCATCATCCTCCACGCCCACCAGCCGAGCCAGTTGCAACGCGATCGCCCGCACCATCACGTTGTCGCTTGCGACTCGTGATGTCGATTCCTTCCCGGTTGATCCCTTCGCCGCGCCAGGCTCGGGTGCCTCGATCGCCTCCTTCACGACAACCCGGCACTCGGCCCCCGAGAGCAGCAATCCGCCCCAGTTGATCCACGACTCACCCTTGAGCGCCCGCTCGACGTCGCGCACACCGATCGTCGTCCCACCACCACCCCCGCTGACCACCACGCCCGCCAATCGATCGGCATTCGGGCCCTCGATCGACGCCACATCCGCGAGGCGCACCACGACACCCGAGTCCACGAGCGCAACCCCACGAAGCCGCACGCGATCCGCACCGTCGGCGCCCACGAATCCGATCAACACGCCCAAGATGAGTCCCGCGATCACGCCCATGAGTACCTCTCTTATCGCGTCAACTGCCCGACGTTCCGGAGCGTCTCGTCTGCGGCCCGGATCGACTGGCTGTTCATCTCGAAGGCCCGCTGCGTGCGGATGAGGTCGATCAACTCACGCGTCGGATCCACGTTCGACGCCTCGAGGAAGTTCTGCGACAGTTTCCCTCGGTTCGCATCCCCGGGGAATCCTGTTGTCGGCGCCCCCGACGCGTCGGTCTCGGCAAAGAGGTTCTCGCCCACCTGCCGAAGCCCCGCGGGGTTCACGAACGTCGAGATCTCGATCCGCCCTGCCTCGGTCACGTTCGTGTCGCCGGGCACCACGTACGTCACCAGCCCGTCCGCCCCGATGCTGATGTCCTGGGCCTCGGGCGGGACCGTGATCGAGGGCTGCAGTCGCCGCCCCTGGTCGTTGGCCATCACGATCTCGCCGTCACGATTGAGCGCAAGATTCCCCGCGCGCGTGTACGCCACGCCGCCGCCGATCGCGTCCTCGGTCCCCACGACGAGGAATCCCTCGCCATTGATCATCACGTCCAGCGGGCGGCCCGTGAACTGCGCCGAACCCGACGCGAAGTCGAGTTGTGTCCCGCTCACCCGCGTCCCCAGCCCCACCGACAATCCGATCGGCCGCTGGTCCCCGTTCGCGTTCACGCTCCCCGGCTGGGCCTTCTCCACATACAGCAAATCCTGGAAGTTCACGCGGCTGGACTTGAACCCCGCCGTGTTCACGTTCGCCAGGTTGTTCGCTGTCACGTCGAGCGCCGTGTTGAGCGCCGAGAGCGCCGACGCCGCCGATTGCAGTGCATTGATCGCCATTCTTCGTTCCTCGTCATTCGACACCGCGGCTCAGTCGTGCCGCGGGCCGCTCATCCTCGACTTACGCCAGTCTCGCGAACGTGTTGAACAACTCCCCATTGAGCCGGTCGATCTGGCGCATCATGGAGATGTTCGCCTCCACCTCGCGCGACGCCGACGTGATCTGCATGATCGTCCGAACCTCATCCACGCCCGACTCCTCGACCGACCCTTGGATCAATCGTCCGGACGCCTCGGCGAACTCCGTCCCCGCCTTCGCTTCCAGCATCCCGTTCCCCAATGGCCGCAGCGCCCCGGGGTCGGCGACATCCACGAACTTCAACGTCGCCACCACCGCCCCGTTCTGGCTGATCCGTCCGTTCCCGTCGATGGTCACGACTCCACCAGCCGCGATCGCGATCGGCGACCCGCCGGCATCGAGCACCTCATACCCATCCGTCGTCACCAGCCGCCCCGCCGGGTTCCGGGTCATGCGTCCATCACGCGTGAGCGCGAACGATGCGTCTTCGCCCTCGCCCCCTTCGTCGCTGCCCGGCTTGAGCACCGCGAGAAATCCGCGTCCCTCGATCGCCACATCCAATGGACCACCTCGCGGGTTGATCGCCCCCTGCCCCATGTCCACGAGATTCGGCGCGAGCAGCACGCCGCCCTTGAGTCGCTCCAGGAGCGCGTTCGAGGGCATCTGTGACTCGCCATCCTCGACACTCGCCGCCGCCCGCTGGCGCGTCGCGGGGATCATCGCCTTGAACCCCACCGTGCTCGCGTTGGCGAGGTTGTTCGACAGGACATCCTGCCGGTACATCGCCGTCAGCACGCCCGTCGCCGAGATGTTCATGCCCAGGTCCACGACACTCACCCCTCAAAGGGCGTGCCATCACAACCCAGAATCCAGACCGCCTCACGAAACCCCTATCATCAGCCGATCAAACCACAAGCCAGCGACCGATCCCGGTCGCCGGCACGATGGAGTATCACCATGCCGCTCTACGAATACATCTGCGAGGCCGATGGCACCGTCCTCGAACTCATCCGCCCCACTGCTCAGGCCGACGCCCCCGTCGAAGATCCCGACGGCAAGGGCCGAACCTTCACGCGCACACTCTCCGTCTTCGCATCCAAGAGCGCAAATGCCTCCGCCAACTCACCTTGTGGTGGCAATGGCCCCGCCCCAGGCACATGCTGCCCCTGCGGCAAACGCGGGCACTAGGCCACAGACATCGCGCACTACTTGCGCTTCTTGACGGCGCCGATCGCCTTCACCGCCGCCTTCTTCACTGCACTGTGAACACCGGTCGCCTTGATCGCGTCATTAATCCTGTCCGCTATCCGATACCGGATGTTCTCCCGAATCAAACTGAACGCCTCGCTCCGCACCAGAACCGGATCGATCACGCTCGTCAGCGGCGGCGTGGGCGCAACCTCCGCCGGAAGGTGTGCCGTCCCCGACGCCTCCGCCAAGCGAACCTGCAACTCGCGCACCTGCATCTCGAGCGCCCCCACCCGATCCTGGGCCGCGAACTGATCCCAGAGGATCATCCGTGCCGCGATCGATGGATCGCGCGCCAGGCGCGCGTGCTTCTTCATCAGATACGCCCGCAGCGCCTGCTGACGGGGCAAGACCTCCGACCGGATGAGCGACCCCTGACGAAGGCGATACTTCAGGAGAAACTCCGGGATCGCCACGCCTCGGTGCCCGTGCTCCACGAGCGTGCACCACAAGTCCCAATCCTCGAAACTCGTGAGCCACTCGTCGTAGCCGCCGACATCGAGCACCGTCTGGCGTTGCAGGATCGAACCCGCGCCGGGGCCGCCGATGTTGTGGTACGGCAGCAAGTCCGGATCGCCCGCCAGCGGGATGTATCCCGAGACGACCTCCTCGGGATTCGTGTAGAAACTCGTGAACATGCTGCTCGCCCACGCCAGGTGCGGGTCGCGCGACACCACACGCAGCAGCGTCTCCACATACTCCGGCACACAGAGATCGTCGGCATCGACGGGCAGGACCCACTCGCCACTGGCCGCCCTGAATCCGACGTTCCGCGCGGAGCCCAGCCCGCCGTTACGCTTGTCGATGATGCGGTACCCCTGCGCGCGCAACTGGTCCAGAAGAGAGATCGCGTCGGCGTCCGTTGAGCCGTCGTTCACAATGATGAGTTCAAAGTCCTTGTGCGTCTGGTTCGCGAGCGATTCGAGCGTCGCGGGGAGGAACTCCGCCACGTTGTAGAACGGCACGATCACTGTGGCGCTCGGCAGTCGCTCCAGTCGCGGCCTCGCCGCCACGCGCTCGCCGCCGCCATTCGTTCCTCGCCCCCCCCGGCACTCCTCGATCACTCGCTCGAGTGCCGCGCCGACGCTCTCGATGCCGCTCAACGATACCGCGCGCTCGCGCGCCGACACCATCAATCGTGTCCGCAGCTCGCGGTCGCGGATCGCCCGTTCGAGCCCATCCGCCAAGGAGGCCGGATCATCCGCCCGCGTCACAATCCCATCGACTCCATCGCGCACGACCTCGGGCAAGGCCCCGGCATCCGACGTGACCACGCACGCCCCGACCCCCATCGCCTCGACGCACGCCAGGCAGTAACTCTCCCAGAGCGATGGGAAACAGCAGACGCCGCCGTCGGCGATCGTGCCGCGGATCGCCGCCCCCAGCCCCTCGCGATCGCGTGCCTCCTCGATCGTGAACCGGTCTCGAAACCGCCCACTCATCCGCCGCTCGAGATGCTCGCGCATCGAGCGCCCGAAGGGTCCCGTGTGTGTGTCGCCCCCGATGAACTTGACGCACGCCTCGACGCCGCGCTCGAAAAGCAGGTGCGCCGCCTCGACCAGCACCTGCGATCCCTTACAACACTGACTTCGACCAACACACACGATCGTCGGCACACTCCCCGCCTCCGCCTCGCCACGCCCAAAATCTCTGCGGATCTGCTCGAGATCGATCGGAAGTCGCACGATCCGCGTGGGACCGCGCTCCTCGCCCCGCTTCATCCCGCCGAGGTCCCGCGTCACGCGATCAACCATCGCCTGGGACGCCGACAGCACGACATCCGCCTCGCGAATGCTCCACTTCTCCATGTGCTCGATGTGGGCGTTCTCCGTCGGCAGCGTGTGCTTGCGGTCCACTTCTAGGCACGTGTAATGCGGCGTGTGCAGCCGCACGCCCAGCACGCATCCCGCGAAATCGCCCAGCGTTCGCTTGGCGCGCAGCGACCAGTACCCCTCTCCGGCGTACTCGGGAAACTCGATGTAATCGAAGGGCGTGTGCGCGTGCAACTCGCGGAGTTTCTCGAAGACCGCCATCGAGTACCGGTTCGCGTGGCTGTAATACGCCCCGGGAATCGCCGCGTGTCCGCGATGGATGACCACCTCGTGCGCCACCACGCCGGGAATGACCTCGTGCAGACGCACCGTGAGGTTCTCCGTTGGCACCGTCAGTACGTGCACTTCATGCCCGCGCGACACCAGCACCCGCGCCATCTCCTGCACGTACGTCGCCAGTCCGCCACCCACAAACGGCCTGACCTCGCGCGACACCAAACACACACGCATCAGAGACTCCTCGCCACCGCAGTAGGTCGGCTCTCCGAGCCGACATCGACTTTCTTCTACAGATCGCTCACGCCAGCAGTCACGCCACGACATACACGACCGTCGCTCGTCGTGAACCTTCGGGTCGGAATCATAGTTGGAAGGGCAGCCCGCTACCTGATCACGCGCCGGAACTGCGCACAAACTCCCGAACCCACAGCGAAGTTACTGAGGATAGAGCACAGATCGACACCAAGGTAGTTTGGGTAGGTGTCGATTCGGAGAATCGACCTACCTTGACGCCGCCCGTTTCGCCCGGATCGCCTCCAGCCGCTTCTTGTGGATCTCGCGGTCGGGCTCGAGCACCGTCAGCGCATGGATGTGGCGCTCGGCCGTCTCCAGATCCCCCGCTCGCAGCGCGATCGTCGCGGCATACTCCCGAACGCTCGGGCGATACGGCGCGATCCCCACCGCCCGCTCCACTCGCGCGCTCGCCGATTTCAGATCGCCCTCTGACGCGTACAGCCGCGCGAGTTCCAATGCGTACGCCGGTGAGTGCTGCTCTCGCGCGTCGAGAAACTCGAGATGCGTGACCGCCTCCTTTGTTTCCGCTCCACTCAACTCGCCGCGATCCAGGAGATATTTAGCGAGCACGCTGTGGGGCATGGGGTCCACGGGCCGGGCCGCAGCGTACCGCTCGAGAAGTCCCTTGATCTCTTCCGTCACCGCGCCCTTCGACTCGTCCATCAATCGATCGATGAGCATCTTCAGCACGTCCGGGTGCGTCGGATCCTTCTCCAGCCACGACCGCAACGTGGCCACATCCGCCAGTTTCTCCGCTGCCGCGCTCAAGGATCCCGGACCCTTGGTCACGTCGTTCATCTCGACCTCAACCGGCGCGTCCGCCACATCGCCAGCCGCAGCTATTCCCGCCTCCTCGTGCGCGCCATCCATCAACTGCTCGATCGTCTCGCGCCCAGGCCCCGCGATCATTCCCCACGAGATCGCCTGCTCCCGCGCCCACGCCTTGAACGCCTCGAGGAACTCCTCGCGCGACACGCTCAGCACCTCGCGGAACGCCTCGGGCTCGCGCTTCCCGCTCGCGTACAGATCCATCAGTTTCAAGGGTGCCTCGGCCCCAAACCGCTCGATCATGTACTCATACATCCACGCGCCCTGCGCATACGCCAGCGACCGATCGCTGGGTTTCTCCGGCCTCGCAAACGCGATGTTGATCGACTCGAAGTCGAACAGGTCCTCCTCCACCAGCGACTTCGTCAGCAGTTGCACCGTGTTGTAATCGCGCGGGTGATCCTCCAGATACACCGCGCTCGCCTCGGTGAACCAGTGCGGCAGGCGATTGCTCGTCCGTGACAAGGTCACCGTGTGCGTGAACTCGTGCTGGACCACCCGCTGCCAGTCGTAGGGACCCACGAGATGGTCCGTCCCCTCGCGCGGCGCCTCCATCGCGATGATCGGGCCCGTCGCCGCCGCGATCGTGTGCAACGCCGGCATCCCCGTGATCCGCACGCTGAACCACCGATGGTTCGGCATGAGTTCCACGAGCGTCTTCCACGTCGGCTCGTGCCGAATCCCGCCGGGGCCATCCCCGGTGACACGCGCGTAGATCCGCTCTAGCGGCGCGAGCATCTCCTTCGCCACGATCTCGTCCTCGCCTGGCTTGTAGCGCACCAGGAAGTGCGCGCTCTCCACCGTCGCGAACGAGCCGAGATCCCGCACGAGTTTCAAGGAGTTCTTCGCCCGCACGTTGAACGAGTCGAGCTCCATCGCCTTCTCGAGCGCCTCGCGCGCTTTGTCGTCGCGACCCGCCTGCACCTCGAGCAAGCCCAGTTCCAGCACAGGCTCGGCCCACTTGGGCGCCCGCCTCGCCGCCTCCTCTAGATACCGCGACGCGTCGGCATACTGGCGCGCCCCCGCGAGAGCCGTCCCCACCTCAAAGTACGCCTCGGGACTCCCCGGCGACATCTCATCAAACGCGGTCAAGAGCGCGTCAACCTTGGGAAAGTCGTACCGCAGCGACTCCGCCGCCGCCCGCAGCGCCAAGACCTCGCGCCACGATGGCTGCCGCGCGACCTGCTCATCCAGGATCGCGACGGCTCCGGCCGGATCTCCCTGCCGAAGCCGCGCCCTCGCGACCACCATCGCGCCCAATCCCGACGCCCCGATCGTCGCCTTGTCGCTCGTGCCGCCCGCCAGTTCGTCCAGCCGTGCCGCCACGCGCTCGGCCCTGGGGAAATCCATCGAATCCACCGCCATCAACCCGAGCAGATGCCACGCCTCGGCGCACCGAGGATTCAATGACAGCGCCTTCAGCAAGGACTCCCCCGCCTCCTGCGGATTCCCCTTGTCCCGCAGCAGAATCGCCTCGGCCAGCAGACCCTCCCACGACATCGTGTCCAGCCGATCACGCACGCGCCCGAGCACGTTCATGATCTCCTGATATCCAGAGGCCGGATCATCCGCGAGCGCCGCGACCCGCGCGCGCAGCATCAGCCCGCGCGCGGCCGCCACCACCGTCATCGCGTCGGCACTCTCATCGCGCGCCATCGCCGCCAGCCCCGCCGACGCCTCGATCGCGCCCTTCGAATCCCCGCGTTCGATCGCCGCGAGCGTCCGCAGGTAGGCCCCGCGCGCCGACGCATCGGTTCCCAGCAGCATCAGTCCGCGATCCAGATCGCCGCGCCGGATGCACGCCTCGGCACGATCCAGTGGGTCGGCCCCCTCGGCCGAAAATGCCGCGTCGCCATAACGCCCATCGATCAAGGCCGCCCGCGCCGCCAACGCCGGATCCGCCAGATCGGCCTCGGTCCAGCACCCGTACCGCACACGCAGCGCGCGACGCTCGGCTTCGTTCAGAAACTCCCGTGACACCAGCCGCGTCACGCTCTCCGAGGACGGCATCACCATCGGCTCGACGGCCACTCGCCCGCCTGCTCCAACCATTACGCTCGTCGACTCCGGCCCATCTGCAACCGCCGGCACCCACGCCACGCCGATCGGCAATCCGACCGCCAGCCAGATGGCCAGAGCCACCCGACGCCCTCTCATCCCGCCACGCCGTTCCATCGATCCGTGTCCCACGCGCACGCCTCCATGACCATCGCCCCCTCATCCATACTCATCGGCCTACTGCTCGATCACCTTCCACCCTTCCACGGGAGACGTCGAAAAGACCCCCTCCTCGATCTTCGGATTCAGTTCCACCCCTACCAACTGCATCACGTCGATGTTCTCCGCCCGCGAGACCGCCCGCGCCATCCGCGGGATCAAGGCCGCGTCCTTCGCGTCTGCCGCCGGCTTGTACCACAACCGAATCACCGAGTGCTCCGCTTGCGCGTCCTTCGAGACCAGCCGCATCTGATACGACCCCTTCACAAAGGCTTTCGATGCCTCGTCCTCGACGCCCTCCTCCGCCGGCAAGAGCGAGACCTCATACCGCGCCAGAATGTCCTCGCGCCGCTGCCCGATCGGGATCGGCATGGGTCCCTCGCCCAGTCGCATCGGATCACTCCGCCTCGCCTCGCCCGCGATCTTCGTCCGCGTCATCCGCTGCTCGCCCGGCTCCTTCTCCGCCAGCCACGTCCCATCGAACACATAGTGCTTCAGCTCCTTCTCATGCCGGCTGCCGATCGTCAGTTCATCGAACGTCGCCGCGAACGACCGCGTCCCCTTCTGATCGACAACGACCCCAGGCTCGCGATGCTCGCGCGTATCGCGATAGAACAGCCGCCCCTTCCGCACGTGCGCATCGCCCCCCAGCCCGAACTCCTTCGTCCACACGACCTCCGCCGTCAGCGTGTTCAGGCTCTTGTCCGCCGTCTCGAGCGCCCACAGCAACTCGTCCGCTGTCGTGATCTTCCGCACATCCTCCACGACCACCGGCACCACCACCCGGGCATGATCCACGAGCATCGGATCCACCACCGGCCCGTCGCCGCCGGGCTGAGGTGCCGACGCTGGTGCGGGTTGGGAAGCAGGTTGTGGCGCAGTCACCGGTGTCGCCGGCGGATCATCCGCCAGAGCCACCATGCCCGACGCCGTCAGCACCGCTCCAAACACCCGCCACTTCATCCCACGCATGCGTCAATCTCCAAAGACCCACCCCCGGACCCAACAACACTACACTTCGATGCACGCCGAACCAGGCACAAGCACATCCATGGAGAAGTTTTGATGCACGCCTCGACCCGCCGTTCCCGCCTCGCCCTCGCCGCCAACCGTCCCGCGTTCGGCATCTTCTCGGGCCAGAGCCTCGCGCTCGCCTCGCTGCTCCTCGCCGCCTCGGCCTTCGCCCAACCCGTCGCCACCAAGCCCCTCGACACCGCCCCCTCGGGCAAGTCCCTCGTCGTCCCCAAGGACCTCGCCACCAAGGGCACCCTCTACTACGCCCTCACCGGCACGCTCCACCAACTCTCCATCACCTCCACCACGCCAACCAACAAGATCACCGCCAAGACCATCCACGTCATCGGCTTCCTCGTCGCCGGCCCCGTCACCGAACCCGCCGCGTTCCAGTCCGGCGAGTGGCACCTGAGCGTGGACAAGATCGCCACCGCTACCGCCGAGCACAACGCCGCTCTCAAGACCCTCCTCGACGCCGAGAAGAACCCCACGATCGTCCTTCGCCTCACCAAGCCCGCCGAACTCAAGCCCATAGAGTCCAAGATCGACAGTGTCAAGGCCTTCAAGGCCACGCTCGACACCGAACTCACGCTCGCCGGCGTCACCAAGTCCCTGACGCTCGAGGCCACCGCCTCCGCCCGCGAAGAGTCCGACCTCACAAAACTCGCCTTCGATGGCGACGTCATCAGCCTCCGAACCTCCATCAAGGTCACGCTCGCCGACTTCGGCATCACCGAGGACCGCATCAAGGCCGCCGGCCTCGAGGGCAAACTCGCGCCCACCATCGAGTGCAACCTCAACCTCGGCATGTCCACCGTCCCCCCCGAGAACCAGACCGACCGCACCAAACCCGCAGCGGCAGCACCCACCCCGGGCTCCATTCCCGCGACTCGCATCGAGTCGCCCACAAAGCCCGAGTAATGCCGGGATATCACTCCACGCCGTGCGTCCTAAGCGCGGTGTACGCCGGCACGTCGCCACATTATCGGACGTTAAGTGAAATGCGCAGATTTCTGTTGCCAATCACTAACTCGTTCGATTTATTGTTTGGAACCACTAGCCTCGGCCCGCATCCAATCCCAAGGCGGCGTCAGCCACCGGAAAGGACACGCGAAGCCAAGGGCAACTTGGCCAGTGTCGGACGTTCGCCCTTTGGGGGGCCGCTCGTTTTCGGGAAGGAGTTTGCCATGAACACCAATCGATCCATACTGCGTCGCTCACTCATCGCCATAGTCAGCGCCACGTTCCTCGTTGGCGCCACGGGCTGCAACAACGCTG encodes:
- the flgG gene encoding flagellar basal-body rod protein FlgG; the protein is MAINALQSAASALSALNTALDVTANNLANVNTAGFKSSRVNFQDLLYVEKAQPGSVNANGDQRPIGLSVGLGTRVSGTQLDFASGSAQFTGRPLDVMINGEGFLVVGTEDAIGGGVAYTRAGNLALNRDGEIVMANDQGRRLQPSITVPPEAQDISIGADGLVTYVVPGDTNVTEAGRIEISTFVNPAGLRQVGENLFAETDASGAPTTGFPGDANRGKLSQNFLEASNVDPTRELIDLIRTQRAFEMNSQSIRAADETLRNVGQLTR
- a CDS encoding flagellar hook basal-body protein, which encodes MNISATGVLTAMYRQDVLSNNLANASTVGFKAMIPATRQRAAASVEDGESQMPSNALLERLKGGVLLAPNLVDMGQGAINPRGGPLDVAIEGRGFLAVLKPGSDEGGEGEDASFALTRDGRMTRNPAGRLVTTDGYEVLDAGGSPIAIAAGGVVTIDGNGRISQNGAVVATLKFVDVADPGALRPLGNGMLEAKAGTEFAEASGRLIQGSVEESGVDEVRTIMQITSASREVEANISMMRQIDRLNGELFNTFARLA
- a CDS encoding zinc ribbon domain-containing protein, with the translated sequence MPLYEYICEADGTVLELIRPTAQADAPVEDPDGKGRTFTRTLSVFASKSANASANSPCGGNGPAPGTCCPCGKRGH
- a CDS encoding glycosyltransferase; amino-acid sequence: MRVCLVSREVRPFVGGGLATYVQEMARVLVSRGHEVHVLTVPTENLTVRLHEVIPGVVAHEVVIHRGHAAIPGAYYSHANRYSMAVFEKLRELHAHTPFDYIEFPEYAGEGYWSLRAKRTLGDFAGCVLGVRLHTPHYTCLEVDRKHTLPTENAHIEHMEKWSIREADVVLSASQAMVDRVTRDLGGMKRGEERGPTRIVRLPIDLEQIRRDFGRGEAEAGSVPTIVCVGRSQCCKGSQVLVEAAHLLFERGVEACVKFIGGDTHTGPFGRSMREHLERRMSGRFRDRFTIEEARDREGLGAAIRGTIADGGVCCFPSLWESYCLACVEAMGVGACVVTSDAGALPEVVRDGVDGIVTRADDPASLADGLERAIRDRELRTRLMVSARERAVSLSGIESVGAALERVIEECRGGRGTNGGGERVAARPRLERLPSATVIVPFYNVAEFLPATLESLANQTHKDFELIIVNDGSTDADAISLLDQLRAQGYRIIDKRNGGLGSARNVGFRAASGEWVLPVDADDLCVPEYVETLLRVVSRDPHLAWASSMFTSFYTNPEEVVSGYIPLAGDPDLLPYHNIGGPGAGSILQRQTVLDVGGYDEWLTSFEDWDLWCTLVEHGHRGVAIPEFLLKYRLRQGSLIRSEVLPRQQALRAYLMKKHARLARDPSIAARMILWDQFAAQDRVGALEMQVRELQVRLAEASGTAHLPAEVAPTPPLTSVIDPVLVRSEAFSLIRENIRYRIADRINDAIKATGVHSAVKKAAVKAIGAVKKRK
- a CDS encoding YceI family protein, whose translation is MHASTRRSRLALAANRPAFGIFSGQSLALASLLLAASAFAQPVATKPLDTAPSGKSLVVPKDLATKGTLYYALTGTLHQLSITSTTPTNKITAKTIHVIGFLVAGPVTEPAAFQSGEWHLSVDKIATATAEHNAALKTLLDAEKNPTIVLRLTKPAELKPIESKIDSVKAFKATLDTELTLAGVTKSLTLEATASAREESDLTKLAFDGDVISLRTSIKVTLADFGITEDRIKAAGLEGKLAPTIECNLNLGMSTVPPENQTDRTKPAAAAPTPGSIPATRIESPTKPE